The following proteins are co-located in the Streptococcus downei MFe28 genome:
- the comGB gene encoding competence type IV pilus assembly protein ComGB, which produces MRRLTSFLQQDISLRKNPRPKKLRTSRQRKVIQLFNNLLESGFTLSEIVDFLDRSHLLERAYTQKMRSSLLAGENLADMMAKLGFSDAVVTQLSLAELHGNTQGSLLKIESYLANLMTVKRKLWEVATYPIILLIFLILIMLGLRNYLLPQLEGTNLATKVINHFPLVFLVGVLVLALVILGLVWVQRRSRKIVWYSHLSRLPLLGRFVQLYLTAYYAREWGNLIGQGVEMSQIVQLMQRQKSQLFQEIGQEMEAALLAGQEFHHKVLDYPFFLRELSLIIEYGQVKSKLGSELEVYAQETWEAFFSRVNRATQLIQPLVFILVALVIVMIYAAMLLPMYHNMEVPL; this is translated from the coding sequence ATGAGAAGATTGACCAGCTTTTTGCAGCAGGACATCTCACTAAGGAAGAATCCCAGGCCGAAAAAATTAAGGACTAGTCGGCAGCGCAAGGTCATTCAACTTTTTAATAATCTCCTAGAGTCGGGCTTCACCTTGAGCGAGATTGTGGATTTTCTTGACCGCAGTCATCTACTTGAGAGGGCCTATACCCAGAAGATGCGCTCCTCGCTTTTGGCAGGGGAGAATTTGGCGGACATGATGGCCAAACTAGGTTTTTCTGATGCTGTGGTCACCCAGCTTTCTTTGGCGGAACTCCATGGGAATACCCAAGGTAGCCTCTTAAAAATCGAAAGCTACTTAGCCAACCTCATGACCGTCAAGCGTAAGCTTTGGGAGGTTGCGACCTATCCAATTATTCTATTAATTTTTCTGATTTTGATTATGTTGGGTCTGCGCAATTATCTCCTGCCCCAGTTGGAAGGGACCAATCTGGCAACCAAGGTCATCAACCATTTTCCTCTGGTCTTTCTAGTGGGCGTGCTGGTGCTGGCCCTCGTCATTCTGGGCTTGGTCTGGGTGCAGAGGCGGTCGCGAAAAATTGTTTGGTACAGTCATTTGTCTAGGTTGCCTCTGCTGGGGAGATTTGTCCAACTCTACTTGACTGCCTATTATGCTAGGGAGTGGGGGAATCTGATTGGCCAAGGGGTGGAAATGAGTCAGATTGTCCAGCTCATGCAAAGGCAGAAGTCTCAACTTTTCCAGGAAATCGGTCAGGAGATGGAAGCAGCCCTCCTGGCTGGTCAAGAATTCCACCACAAGGTCCTAGACTATCCCTTCTTCTTGCGAGAATTGAGCCTGATTATTGAATATGGCCAGGTTAAATCCAAGCTAGGTAGCGAACTGGAAGTCTATGCTCAGGAGACCTGGGAAGCATTCTTTAGCCGGGTTAATCGGGCCACTCAGCTGATTCAGCCCCTGGTTTTTATTCTGGTAGCCCTTGTTATCGTCATGATTTACGCAGCCATGTTGCTGCCCATGTATCACAATATGGAGGTACCCCTATGA
- the comGE gene encoding competence type IV pilus minor pilin ComGE: MVAIKKRKIKAYILLESLIALAVLVTIVTLILTEINRDRQELVASLHRQEVLNVAQMAVQTKQDNLSLNGVTVQVQRSSTSIRVYEDGKEVLRVVKN; this comes from the coding sequence GTGGTCGCTATAAAAAAACGGAAAATTAAAGCCTATATTCTCTTAGAAAGCCTGATAGCTCTAGCGGTCTTGGTCACCATTGTCACCTTAATCTTGACGGAAATCAACCGAGATCGTCAGGAGCTGGTGGCTAGTCTTCATCGCCAGGAAGTCCTCAATGTTGCCCAGATGGCAGTTCAGACCAAGCAGGACAATCTCAGCCTCAACGGGGTGACAGTCCAGGTTCAGCGAAGTTCAACTAGCATTAGAGTCTACGAGGATGGCAAGGAGGTCCTTCGTGTGGTCAAAAATTAG
- the comGC gene encoding competence type IV pilus major pilin ComGC → MMKKFFKRLKGKKVKAFTLIEMLVVLLIISVLLLLFVPNLAKQKDKVKDTGGSAVVKVVESQAELYELNHSDDATVSKLVSDGDITQKQADSYNDYYKKHKESRNVPN, encoded by the coding sequence ATGATGAAAAAGTTTTTTAAACGCTTAAAAGGCAAGAAGGTCAAGGCCTTCACCCTGATTGAAATGCTGGTCGTTCTCTTGATTATCAGCGTTCTGCTCTTACTCTTTGTTCCAAATCTGGCCAAGCAAAAAGACAAGGTCAAGGATACCGGAGGTTCAGCAGTTGTCAAGGTGGTGGAAAGTCAGGCTGAACTCTACGAACTCAACCATAGCGATGATGCCACGGTATCAAAACTGGTTTCAGATGGTGACATCACCCAAAAACAGGCGGATTCTTACAATGATTATTACAAGAAACATAAGGAAAGTCGCAACGTTCCGAACTAG
- a CDS encoding DEAD/DEAH box helicase family protein, which yields MELFPFQEQAVRTLSDKFFKSDKQTTVFYAPTGAGKTIMLINFMDNVIELNPHTYDYVFVWLTPGNGELEEQSWNRAKDYGKLVRAINLDEALTAGFQANTATFLNWERVKNDKAIALREGETKNLDDIIADARSKGHRFVLIIDEEHRDQTEKAQKIIDKFKADKIIRASATPKSDSPSYDIVQVNDEDVIAAGLIVRNVELNPDGTDGDIVANMVQYFLDQADDKRRQIKAEYQRLGLNINPLVLIQFPDAKRANKEERDDLIKQVRNYLREIGQDDSEVATWLANEKLNIANIEKTDSPVNYLLMKQAVSTGWDAPRAKILVKLRLNTDPNFTLQTIGRIRRMPERKHYDNPLLDNAFIYSNDQKYIAEVLSKGEASYIATYDVNEDTPDFGLTSVKPNAHTGLTNSEVVAGLRNQFKKDYGLVEQNSKQNQEKLESFGFIFGTFINQKLQRSDDLARDIISDKLQSFGLSIPVDTQSHSLELLNVQQKIQPLLQRERPADISAILIELFSNRSESPTKRFLNLKPRELMAFTINNYRLIRDTAKRADADHKFDKQLSLEFGITHGELELVKFNAPKNEMYQRFKDSQDEVFTKNIYKGYGKSNWVKTSKPEQAFETWLENEDKVAWWYRSKDRGEKYFSIAYGQKREGFFPDYIFLGIDGLTYVVETKGGQNENIDAYSEAKFKALREWAENKDANPNGAKFAFVRPLKNHQGDITGLLFNNTHWDDDLNNRQVWRPISEIFSNDIFH from the coding sequence ATTGAATTATTCCCTTTTCAGGAACAGGCTGTCAGGACCTTATCAGATAAATTTTTCAAGTCTGACAAACAAACAACAGTATTTTATGCTCCGACAGGGGCCGGCAAAACGATTATGCTCATCAACTTTATGGATAATGTTATTGAGCTCAATCCCCATACTTACGACTATGTATTTGTTTGGTTAACTCCTGGTAATGGCGAGCTTGAAGAACAATCCTGGAATAGAGCCAAGGACTATGGGAAATTAGTCCGTGCAATTAATTTGGACGAGGCCTTGACAGCTGGCTTTCAAGCAAATACCGCAACCTTCCTCAACTGGGAACGGGTCAAGAATGACAAGGCCATTGCCCTAAGAGAGGGAGAGACTAAAAACCTCGATGATATTATCGCTGATGCCAGATCGAAAGGTCATCGTTTTGTTCTTATCATTGACGAGGAACATCGAGACCAGACTGAAAAAGCCCAAAAAATTATTGATAAGTTTAAAGCCGATAAAATCATACGTGCCTCTGCTACGCCAAAATCAGACTCACCTAGCTATGATATTGTACAAGTTAACGATGAAGATGTCATCGCTGCTGGCCTAATTGTCAGAAATGTTGAACTGAACCCTGATGGAACAGACGGTGATATTGTCGCTAATATGGTGCAGTATTTCCTAGATCAAGCAGATGATAAACGCCGACAAATCAAAGCTGAATATCAAAGATTAGGCTTAAATATTAATCCACTCGTTCTAATCCAGTTTCCTGATGCTAAAAGGGCTAACAAAGAAGAAAGAGATGACCTGATTAAGCAAGTTCGGAACTACTTACGCGAAATTGGTCAAGATGATAGCGAGGTCGCTACTTGGTTAGCCAACGAAAAACTAAATATCGCTAATATTGAAAAAACTGACAGTCCCGTCAATTACTTACTGATGAAACAGGCTGTCTCTACCGGATGGGATGCTCCACGAGCTAAAATCCTGGTCAAACTTCGTCTAAATACAGACCCCAATTTTACCTTGCAAACCATTGGTCGTATCCGTCGAATGCCAGAGAGAAAGCACTATGATAACCCTCTACTTGATAATGCTTTTATTTATTCTAACGACCAAAAGTATATCGCCGAAGTCCTCAGTAAAGGAGAAGCAAGCTACATTGCAACCTACGATGTGAACGAAGATACTCCTGATTTTGGCTTAACGTCCGTCAAGCCAAATGCTCATACCGGACTAACCAATAGCGAGGTTGTCGCTGGCTTGCGGAATCAGTTCAAAAAAGATTACGGACTAGTTGAACAAAATAGCAAGCAGAACCAGGAAAAACTAGAGAGTTTTGGATTTATCTTTGGGACATTCATCAATCAAAAGCTACAAAGGTCTGATGACCTTGCTAGAGACATTATTTCTGACAAGCTCCAATCTTTCGGCCTTTCTATCCCTGTCGATACCCAAAGTCACAGTTTGGAGTTACTCAATGTCCAGCAGAAAATCCAACCTCTTCTTCAGCGAGAAAGACCCGCTGATATTTCTGCAATTTTAATTGAACTTTTCTCCAACCGTAGCGAAAGTCCTACCAAGAGGTTTTTAAATCTCAAACCAAGGGAGTTAATGGCTTTTACCATCAACAACTATCGACTAATCCGTGATACAGCCAAGAGAGCAGATGCAGACCACAAGTTTGATAAACAACTTTCCTTGGAATTTGGAATTACTCACGGCGAACTCGAGCTCGTAAAATTTAATGCCCCTAAGAATGAAATGTATCAACGGTTTAAAGACAGTCAGGATGAGGTTTTCACCAAAAACATCTACAAAGGTTATGGTAAGAGTAACTGGGTTAAAACTTCCAAACCCGAACAAGCCTTTGAGACTTGGCTGGAAAACGAAGATAAGGTCGCTTGGTGGTACCGTAGTAAAGATAGAGGAGAAAAGTACTTTTCTATTGCCTACGGTCAGAAAAGAGAAGGCTTCTTCCCAGATTACATCTTTCTAGGAATCGACGGCCTGACCTATGTGGTCGAAACTAAAGGTGGGCAGAATGAAAACATTGATGCCTATTCGGAAGCTAAATTCAAGGCCCTACGAGAATGGGCAGAAAATAAGGATGCCAATCCAAATGGAGCTAAATTTGCTTTTGTCCGACCTCTAAAAAATCACCAAGGAGATATTACAGGACTTCTCTTCAATAACACTCATTGGGATGACGACCTGAATAATCGTCAAGTTTGGCGACCAATATCCGAAATTTTTAGTAACGACATCTTTCACTAA
- the comGD gene encoding competence type IV pilus minor pilin ComGD, whose translation MIITRNIRKVATFRTRAFTLLESLLVLAITSFLLLAFTGGVQQTFRGVQEKLFFLSFEHLYQDSQKLSNAQQKPLTLKVSDGQVTNGQESLTIPDTVKPSQSYSIEFSSAGGNSSLEKLTFSTKEGSVSYQLYIGSGRYKKTEN comes from the coding sequence ATGATTATTACAAGAAACATAAGGAAAGTCGCAACGTTCCGAACTAGGGCCTTTACCTTGCTTGAAAGTCTCCTAGTTTTGGCCATTACCAGTTTCTTGCTCCTAGCCTTTACGGGTGGTGTCCAGCAAACTTTTAGGGGCGTGCAGGAGAAGCTTTTCTTTCTCTCTTTTGAGCACCTCTATCAGGATAGTCAGAAACTCAGCAATGCCCAGCAAAAGCCCTTAACCCTGAAGGTCTCTGATGGTCAGGTGACTAATGGCCAGGAAAGTTTAACGATTCCTGACACGGTTAAGCCCAGTCAGTCTTATAGTATCGAATTTTCATCAGCTGGTGGTAATTCCTCGTTAGAAAAATTGACCTTCTCAACCAAAGAAGGCTCGGTCTCTTATCAACTTTATATAGGAAGTGGTCGCTATAAAAAAACGGAAAATTAA
- the comGF gene encoding competence type IV pilus minor pilin ComGF, giving the protein MARRSFVWSKIRLKAFTLLECLVALLVIAGSVMVYQSLTQVLASNVAYISKNDEEDWLLFCQQLRSELAGTKLDRVADNKLYVTKGDQALAFGQSRSDDFRKTNADGRGYQPMIFGLKASSISQTDQTVTISVTLASGLERTFVYDFAKTS; this is encoded by the coding sequence ATGGCAAGGAGGTCCTTCGTGTGGTCAAAAATTAGACTTAAAGCCTTCACCCTCTTAGAGTGCCTGGTGGCCCTCTTGGTTATCGCAGGTAGCGTCATGGTCTACCAGAGTCTGACTCAGGTTTTGGCCAGCAATGTGGCCTATATCAGTAAAAATGACGAGGAGGACTGGCTCCTTTTTTGCCAGCAGTTGCGCTCGGAGCTGGCAGGGACCAAGCTTGATCGAGTTGCTGACAATAAGCTCTATGTGACCAAGGGAGACCAAGCGCTAGCTTTTGGTCAGTCCCGCTCAGATGATTTCCGCAAAACCAATGCCGACGGCCGAGGCTATCAGCCCATGATTTTTGGCCTTAAGGCTTCCAGCATCAGCCAAACCGATCAGACTGTTACTATTTCTGTTACCCTTGCCTCAGGCCTAGAAAGGACCTTTGTCTATGATTTTGCAAAAACGTCTTAA
- the comGG gene encoding competence type IV pilus minor pilin ComGG — MILQKRLKAGVLVYALLMAAIFLLLLQFYLDRVVANQRQNKALANNSQAYLIAQMVKDQAKQPSGSLSFEQGQASYQKEGQLLTVKVSLSDGASYSYDFVENESSSSSSSDKDKSKDKSKSSSSSDPSRDKSQPSSSTQSASSQSDDEKSSAG, encoded by the coding sequence ATGATTTTGCAAAAACGTCTTAAGGCAGGGGTTCTGGTTTACGCCCTGCTTATGGCAGCCATTTTTCTCCTACTCCTACAATTTTACCTAGACCGGGTTGTGGCCAATCAGAGGCAGAATAAAGCCCTGGCCAATAATTCCCAGGCTTATTTGATAGCCCAAATGGTCAAGGATCAGGCCAAGCAGCCCTCTGGTAGCCTGTCTTTTGAGCAGGGCCAGGCCAGCTATCAAAAGGAGGGCCAGCTTCTGACTGTTAAGGTCAGCCTGTCGGATGGTGCTAGCTATAGCTATGACTTCGTTGAAAATGAGTCTTCTAGCTCTTCCAGCTCCGACAAGGATAAAAGCAAGGACAAATCTAAATCCTCCTCATCTTCCGACCCCAGCAGGGACAAGTCCCAACCTTCTTCGTCAACTCAATCCGCCAGCTCGCAGTCGGATGATGAAAAGTCGAGCGCTGGGTGA
- a CDS encoding site-specific DNA-methyltransferase yields the protein MSEKNFIERPHQNEKQEALAYIKVLMDRAHKNDRLEDIPKLEKLAKLINSKRYGLVWEEHAELVEEEMETKLPVFVEIDERKIHGNPDSSDYNFLLEGDNLHSLHLLEKTHTGKIDVIYIDPPYNTGNKDFIYNDKIVDKTDGYSHSKWLSFMSKRLEIAQRLLSDEGVIFISIDDNEQAQLKLLCDEVFGEGNFRNSFIVRRRNKSLNVQFANKGLKTLNVGCETILCYAKKNFLFNPVRMKKKNFSEKGKWNVFWSNADRPTMRYEILGFKPESGQWRWSEEIASIAAKNYQEYIEKFSDKESLEEYWERTGKKKRFLRRIKNGKGKNGGVQSWVSPSSTTLRTSNWTDLEVSQIFKLANIEFSNPKNIDLINLIISCSPKKDATILDFFAGSGTTGHAVAQLNKEDGGNRKYILCTNNENKIAEEVTYQRLSKIQDELPHNLKYFKTDFIEKDNDDLEFTLLDHVKTLIELEHGIDLQESDKATAFNLEAVRTLDLEGVKTVYMRQQSHAMMEIKDLERYKYITIIDVPDYYFANEMKEAGL from the coding sequence ATGTCCGAAAAAAACTTTATCGAAAGGCCCCACCAAAACGAGAAACAAGAGGCTTTGGCCTATATTAAAGTTCTTATGGACCGAGCACACAAGAATGACAGACTAGAAGATATTCCAAAGTTAGAAAAGCTCGCCAAGCTCATCAACTCCAAACGCTACGGCCTAGTCTGGGAAGAACATGCAGAATTAGTCGAAGAGGAAATGGAAACCAAGCTGCCTGTATTCGTGGAGATTGACGAACGAAAAATCCACGGTAACCCTGACAGCTCTGACTACAATTTCCTCCTAGAAGGGGATAATCTCCACAGCCTCCACCTATTGGAAAAGACCCATACTGGTAAAATTGATGTTATCTACATTGACCCGCCTTATAACACAGGAAATAAGGACTTCATCTACAATGATAAGATTGTCGATAAAACGGATGGCTACTCCCACTCCAAGTGGCTCTCCTTCATGAGTAAACGCCTAGAAATCGCTCAGAGACTCCTGAGCGACGAAGGAGTTATCTTCATTTCTATTGATGATAATGAACAAGCACAGTTAAAATTGCTGTGCGATGAGGTATTTGGGGAGGGGAATTTTCGAAATTCTTTTATAGTTAGAAGAAGAAATAAAAGCTTAAATGTTCAGTTCGCTAACAAGGGACTAAAGACATTAAATGTGGGATGTGAAACTATCTTATGCTACGCAAAGAAAAATTTTTTATTTAATCCCGTAAGAATGAAAAAGAAAAACTTTAGTGAAAAGGGAAAGTGGAATGTCTTTTGGAGTAACGCTGATAGGCCTACCATGAGATATGAAATTTTAGGTTTCAAACCTGAATCCGGTCAATGGAGATGGTCAGAAGAAATCGCTAGTATTGCTGCAAAAAATTACCAAGAATATATTGAAAAATTTAGTGATAAAGAAAGCCTAGAGGAATACTGGGAGAGAACTGGGAAGAAAAAAAGATTCTTGAGAAGGATTAAAAATGGGAAGGGAAAAAATGGAGGCGTACAATCTTGGGTATCGCCAAGTAGTACAACGCTAAGAACAAGTAATTGGACAGACTTAGAAGTCTCTCAAATTTTTAAATTAGCAAATATCGAATTCTCCAACCCCAAAAATATTGATCTAATTAACTTAATAATAAGTTGTAGCCCTAAGAAAGATGCCACAATACTCGATTTCTTTGCCGGCTCAGGTACCACGGGACACGCTGTTGCCCAGCTCAACAAGGAAGATGGTGGCAATCGTAAGTACATCCTCTGCACTAACAACGAAAATAAGATTGCCGAGGAAGTTACCTACCAACGGCTCTCTAAAATTCAAGACGAACTTCCCCACAACCTCAAATATTTCAAGACGGACTTTATTGAAAAAGATAATGATGACTTAGAATTTACCCTACTCGACCATGTGAAAACATTAATCGAGTTAGAACATGGCATTGATTTACAGGAGAGCGATAAGGCTACCGCCTTTAATCTTGAAGCCGTTAGAACACTTGATTTAGAGGGCGTCAAAACAGTTTATATGCGACAACAATCTCACGCCATGATGGAGATAAAAGATTTAGAACGCTACAAATATATTACTATTATTGATGTTCCCGACTACTACTTTGCCAATGAAATGAAGGAGGCTGGCTTATGA